In a single window of the Eriocheir sinensis breed Jianghai 21 chromosome 61, ASM2467909v1, whole genome shotgun sequence genome:
- the LOC126986448 gene encoding uncharacterized protein LOC126986448 isoform X12 codes for MGSVSWKELNTVIQVVCILGLLDGNEWRWKIGLVFCRTDFLGDDGSRFMGGMASIFNVWDVQRFNKVVIFFQEDVQRFYKVVIFFFGHVQRFYNFVIFFFGHVQRFYKFVIFFFEHVQRFYNVVIFFFEHVQRFYKIVIFFFGHVQRFYKVVIFFFGHVQRFYKVVIFFFGHVQRFYKFVIFFFEHVQRFYNVVIFFFGHVQRFYNFVIFFFEHVQRFYKIVIFFFGHVQRFYNVVIFFLRHVQRFYKVVIFFLGHVQRFYKFVIFFFGHVQRIYNVVIFFFGHVQRFYKVVIFFFGHVQRFYKVVIFFFGHVQRFYNVVIFFFGHVQRFYKVVIFFFEHVQRFYNVVIFFLRHVQRFYKVIIFFFGHVQRFYNVVIFFFEHVQRFYNVVIFFLRHVQRFYKVIIFFFEHVQRFYNVVIFFLRHVQRFYKVVIFFFGHVQRFYNVVIFFLRHVQRFYNVRVFFFGHVQHFYNVVIFFLRHVQRFYKVIIFFFGHVQRFYNVVIFFLRHVQRFYKVIIFFFGHVQRFYNVVIFFLGHVQRFYKVIVFFFGHVQRFYKVIFFLGHVQRFYKVIFFLGHVQRFYKVVIFFFGHVQRFYKVVIFFFGHVQRFFKFVIFFFGHVQRFYNVVIFFQEDV; via the exons ATGGGTTCCGTCAGCTGGAAGGAGCTCAACACTGTAATCCAAGTCGTCTGTATCCTTGGCCTCCTCGATGGGAACGAGTGGCGGTGGAAGATTGGGCTCGTCTTCTGCAGGACCGACTTCCTCGGAGACGACGGGAGCAGATTCATGGGCGGCATGGCCTCCATTTTCAACGTTTGGGATGTCCAGCGCTTTaacaaggtcgttattttcttccaagaagatgtccagcgcttttacaaagtcgtcattttcttctttggacatgtccagcgcttttacaat ttcgtcattttcttctttggacatgtccagcgcttttacaagttcgtcattttcttctttgaacatgtccagcgcttttacaa tgtcgtcattttcttctttgaacatgtccagcgcttttacaagatcgtcattttcttctttggacatgtccagcgcttttacaaagtcgtcattttcttctttggacatgtccagcgcttttacaaagtcgtcattttcttttttggacatgtccagcgcttttacaagttcgtcattttcttctttgaacatgtccagcgcttttacaatgtcgtcattttcttctttggacatgtccagcgcttttacaat ttcgtcattttcttctttgaacatgtccagcgcttttacaagatcgtcattttcttctttggacatgtccagcgcttttacaatgtcgtcattttcttccttcgacatgtccagcgcttttacaaagtcgtcattttcttccttggacatgtccagcgcttttacaagttcgtcattttcttctttggacatgtccagcgcatttacaatgtcgtcattttcttctttggacatgtccagcgcttttacaaagtcgtcattttcttctttggacatgtccagcgcttttacaaagtcgtcattttcttctttggacatgtccagcgcttttacaatgtcgtcattttcttctttggacatgtccagcgcttttacaaagtcgtcattttcttctttgaacatgtccagcgcttttacaatgtcgtcattttcttccttcgacatgtccagcgcttttacaaagtcatcattttcttctttggacatgtccagcgcttttacaatgtcgtcattttcttctttgaacatgtccagcgcttttacaatgtcgtcattttcttccttcgacatgtccagcgcttttacaaagtcatcattttcttctttgaacatgtccagcgcttttacaatgtcgtcattttcttccttcgacatgtccagcgcttttacaaagtcgtcattttcttctttggacatgtccagcgcttttacaatgtcgtcattttcttccttcgacatgtccagcgcttttacaatgtcagagttttcttctttggacatgtccagcacttttacaatgtcgtcattttcttccttcgacatgtccagcgcttttacaaagtcatcattttcttctttggacatgtccagcgcttttacaatgtcgtcattttcttccttcgacatgtccagcgcttttacaaagtcatcattttcttctttggacatgtccagcgcttttacaatgtcgtcattttcttccttggacatgtccagcgcttttacaaagtcatcgttttcttctttggacatgtccagcgcttttacaaagtcattttcttccttggacatgtccagcgcttttacaaagtcattttcttccttggacatgtccagcgcttttacaaagtcgtcattttcttctttggacatgtccagcgcttttacaaagtcgtcattttcttctttggacatgtccagcgctttttcaagttcgtcattttcttctttggacatgtccagcgcttttacaatgtcgtaaTTTTTTTCCAAGAAGATGTCTAA
- the LOC126986448 gene encoding uncharacterized protein LOC126986448 isoform X4 yields MGSVSWKELNTVIQVVCILGLLDGNEWRWKIGLVFCRTDFLGDDGSRFMGGMASIFNVWDVQRFNKVVIFFQEDVQRFYKVVIFFFGHVQRFYNVVIFFLGHVQRFYKFVIFFFGHVQRFYNVVIFFLRHVQRFYKFVIFFFGHVQRFYNVVIFFFEHVQRFYKIVIFFFGHVQRFYKVVIFFFGHVQRFYKVVIFFFGHVQRFYKFVIFFFEHVQRFYNVVIFFFGHVQRFYNFVIFFFEHVQRFYKIVIFFFGHVQRFYNVVIFFLRHVQRFYKVVIFFLGHVQRFYKFVIFFFGHVQRIYNVVIFFFGHVQRFYKVVIFFFGHVQRFYKVVIFFFGHVQRFYNVVIFFFGHVQRFYKVVIFFFEHVQRFYNVVIFFLRHVQRFYKVIIFFFGHVQRFYNVVIFFFEHVQRFYNVVIFFLRHVQRFYKVIIFFFEHVQRFYNVVIFFLRHVQRFYKVVIFFFGHVQRFYNVVIFFLRHVQRFYNVRVFFFGHVQHFYNVVIFFLRHVQRFYKVIIFFFGHVQRFYNVVIFFLRHVQRFYKVIIFFFGHVQRFYNVVIFFLGHVQRFYKVIVFFFGHVQRFYKVIFFLGHVQRFYKVIFFLGHVQRFYKVVIFFFGHVQRFYKVVIFFFGHVQRFFKFVIFFFGHVQRFYNVVIFFQEDV; encoded by the exons ATGGGTTCCGTCAGCTGGAAGGAGCTCAACACTGTAATCCAAGTCGTCTGTATCCTTGGCCTCCTCGATGGGAACGAGTGGCGGTGGAAGATTGGGCTCGTCTTCTGCAGGACCGACTTCCTCGGAGACGACGGGAGCAGATTCATGGGCGGCATGGCCTCCATTTTCAACGTTTGGGATGTCCAGCGCTTTaacaaggtcgttattttcttccaagaagatgtccagcgcttttacaaagtcgtcattttcttctttggacatgtccagcgcttttacaatgtcgtcattttcttccttggacatgtccagcgcttttacaaa ttcgtcattttcttctttggacatgtccagcgcttttacaatgtcgtcattttcttccttcgacatgtccagcgcttttacaagttcgtcattttcttctttggacatgtccagcgcttttacaa tgtcgtcattttcttctttgaacatgtccagcgcttttacaagatcgtcattttcttctttggacatgtccagcgcttttacaaagtcgtcattttcttctttggacatgtccagcgcttttacaaagtcgtcattttcttttttggacatgtccagcgcttttacaagttcgtcattttcttctttgaacatgtccagcgcttttacaatgtcgtcattttcttctttggacatgtccagcgcttttacaat ttcgtcattttcttctttgaacatgtccagcgcttttacaagatcgtcattttcttctttggacatgtccagcgcttttacaatgtcgtcattttcttccttcgacatgtccagcgcttttacaaagtcgtcattttcttccttggacatgtccagcgcttttacaagttcgtcattttcttctttggacatgtccagcgcatttacaatgtcgtcattttcttctttggacatgtccagcgcttttacaaagtcgtcattttcttctttggacatgtccagcgcttttacaaagtcgtcattttcttctttggacatgtccagcgcttttacaatgtcgtcattttcttctttggacatgtccagcgcttttacaaagtcgtcattttcttctttgaacatgtccagcgcttttacaatgtcgtcattttcttccttcgacatgtccagcgcttttacaaagtcatcattttcttctttggacatgtccagcgcttttacaatgtcgtcattttcttctttgaacatgtccagcgcttttacaatgtcgtcattttcttccttcgacatgtccagcgcttttacaaagtcatcattttcttctttgaacatgtccagcgcttttacaatgtcgtcattttcttccttcgacatgtccagcgcttttacaaagtcgtcattttcttctttggacatgtccagcgcttttacaatgtcgtcattttcttccttcgacatgtccagcgcttttacaatgtcagagttttcttctttggacatgtccagcacttttacaatgtcgtcattttcttccttcgacatgtccagcgcttttacaaagtcatcattttcttctttggacatgtccagcgcttttacaatgtcgtcattttcttccttcgacatgtccagcgcttttacaaagtcatcattttcttctttggacatgtccagcgcttttacaatgtcgtcattttcttccttggacatgtccagcgcttttacaaagtcatcgttttcttctttggacatgtccagcgcttttacaaagtcattttcttccttggacatgtccagcgcttttacaaagtcattttcttccttggacatgtccagcgcttttacaaagtcgtcattttcttctttggacatgtccagcgcttttacaaagtcgtcattttcttctttggacatgtccagcgctttttcaagttcgtcattttcttctttggacatgtccagcgcttttacaatgtcgtaaTTTTTTTCCAAGAAGATGTCTAA